The proteins below are encoded in one region of Fibrella aestuarina BUZ 2:
- a CDS encoding sensor histidine kinase: MDLYMKLYIAVGSAMLVVMTLFIILFVAFYQNRQVRHLLALNELREANRKELMEATFQGQEAERRRLARDLHDEIGTMLSVTKLSLNQLERRLAVLAEQPINGGVDRDESVDLELSTQQVQKTRALLDETMSNVRRISRDLVPTTLERFGLLAAIEELTEKASTPDITVTLESPSTLQRLTTAQELMFYRIAQELLNNAIKHASATLIEVQFVCIEDAVRMSVIDNGQGFDYDDVVKDQRSGLGLRNIESRLSVVDGHVTFDVAPGRGSRVHVETRSH; encoded by the coding sequence TTGGATCTGTACATGAAGCTATACATTGCCGTTGGGTCGGCCATGTTGGTGGTGATGACGTTGTTCATCATCCTCTTCGTAGCATTCTATCAGAACCGCCAGGTACGTCACCTGCTTGCGCTCAACGAACTCCGCGAAGCCAACCGGAAGGAACTCATGGAAGCCACCTTCCAGGGTCAGGAAGCGGAACGCCGCCGCCTCGCCCGCGACCTGCACGACGAGATCGGCACGATGCTCTCGGTGACTAAGCTGAGCCTCAACCAACTGGAGCGACGACTGGCCGTGTTAGCAGAGCAGCCCATCAACGGGGGCGTTGACCGCGACGAATCGGTCGATCTGGAACTGAGCACGCAGCAGGTGCAGAAAACCCGCGCCCTGCTCGACGAAACCATGAGCAATGTGCGCCGCATCAGCCGCGATCTGGTGCCGACGACGCTGGAACGCTTTGGCCTGCTGGCCGCCATCGAAGAACTCACCGAAAAAGCCAGCACGCCCGACATCACCGTGACCCTCGAATCGCCCAGCACGCTGCAACGGCTGACCACGGCGCAGGAACTGATGTTTTACCGCATTGCACAGGAATTGCTTAATAACGCGATCAAGCACGCTTCGGCCACGCTGATCGAGGTGCAGTTTGTCTGCATCGAAGATGCCGTCAGGATGTCGGTGATTGATAATGGGCAGGGTTTTGATTACGACGACGTGGTGAAAGATCAACGCAGTGGGTTAGGTTTGCGGAATATTGAGAGTCGATTGAGCGTAGTAGACGGACATGTAACGTTCGATGTGGCGCCGGGGCGTGGTTCCCGCGTCCATGTTGAAACGCGTAGTCATTAG
- a CDS encoding response regulator transcription factor: protein MANIKLALVDDHNLFRRGIASILGQVADFELVLEASNGQEFIEKIPRKMPDVVLLDLQMPVLDGTATADYLREHYPLIKIIVLTMHDEDRMVLHLLEKGVSGYLLKDSDPDEVEKAVRKVMDEGVYLNEFVSRAMLRKMTNKTTVVKQSTLYNSKILLSEREKEVLKLICEGLSTAEISDRIFLSPRTVEGHRLRILEKTGTKNTAGMVAYAFKNDLV, encoded by the coding sequence ATGGCTAACATCAAATTAGCGTTGGTCGATGACCACAATTTATTCCGGCGGGGTATTGCCTCTATTCTGGGGCAGGTAGCCGATTTTGAGCTGGTGCTGGAAGCCAGTAATGGGCAGGAGTTTATCGAAAAAATACCCCGCAAGATGCCCGACGTCGTGCTGCTCGACCTGCAAATGCCGGTGCTGGATGGCACCGCCACGGCCGATTACCTGCGTGAACATTACCCGCTCATCAAGATCATCGTGCTGACGATGCACGACGAAGACCGTATGGTGCTGCACCTGCTGGAGAAAGGCGTAAGCGGCTACTTACTAAAAGACTCCGATCCCGATGAAGTGGAGAAGGCCGTTCGAAAGGTGATGGACGAAGGGGTGTACCTCAACGAGTTTGTGTCGCGGGCCATGCTGCGGAAAATGACCAACAAAACGACGGTCGTGAAGCAGTCAACGTTGTACAACAGCAAGATTTTACTCTCGGAGCGCGAAAAAGAGGTGCTGAAACTGATTTGCGAAGGCCTTTCTACGGCTGAAATCAGCGACCGCATTTTCCTGAGTCCGCGTACGGTTGAGGGGCATCGGCTGCGCATTCTCGAAAAAACCGGCACCAAAAACACGGCCGGGATGGTCGCCTACGCCTTCAAGAACGATCTGGTGTAG
- the mce gene encoding methylmalonyl-CoA epimerase: MFTNVEHIGIAVRDLATSNDLFSLLLNSQPYKAEEVASEGVMTSFFQVNQTKIELLAATRPDSPIATYLEKRGEGIHHLAFEVDDIRAEMERLKAAGFTLLNDVPKRGADNKLVCFLHPKTANGVLVELCQTIKQETL, encoded by the coding sequence ATGTTTACCAACGTCGAACACATCGGTATCGCCGTCCGCGATCTGGCCACTTCCAATGACCTGTTTAGCCTGCTGCTCAACAGCCAGCCCTATAAAGCCGAGGAAGTCGCGTCGGAAGGCGTCATGACGTCTTTTTTTCAGGTCAATCAGACCAAGATCGAATTGTTGGCCGCTACCCGGCCCGATAGCCCTATTGCCACGTACCTGGAAAAGCGGGGGGAGGGCATTCACCATCTGGCCTTCGAGGTCGATGATATCCGGGCCGAAATGGAGCGGCTGAAAGCGGCGGGATTTACGCTGCTGAATGACGTACCCAAGCGGGGAGCCGACAATAAGCTTGTCTGTTTCCTACACCCCAAAACGGCCAATGGGGTACTGGTTGAACTGTGCCAGACGATAAAACAGGAAACCCTGTAA
- a CDS encoding M48 family metallopeptidase, whose product MKRTFLGFVLLTVAFACAKVPLTNRKQILLVPNDQMLQLSATEYKSFLDTSQVINSTADAQMVNRVGDRIRRAVESYMNQNGYAQRLEGFNWEYHLVQDRQVNAWCMPGGKIVVYSGILPYTQNEAGLATVLGHEVSHAVAEHGNERMSEGLVANGLLQAGQVVTGIATANKTPQVQALFQQAIGTGGPLAYQFFGALPHSRRQESEADHLGLIFMAMAGYDPNEAISFWSRMAKASAGRAPAEFFSDHPSDERRIADLQKLLPDAMKYYKR is encoded by the coding sequence ATGAAACGTACATTCCTGGGCTTTGTCCTGCTCACTGTCGCCTTTGCCTGCGCGAAGGTGCCGCTTACCAACCGTAAGCAGATTTTGCTAGTCCCCAACGATCAGATGCTCCAACTGAGCGCTACCGAGTACAAAAGTTTTCTGGATACGAGCCAAGTTATCAACAGCACGGCCGACGCGCAGATGGTCAATCGGGTGGGCGACCGGATCCGGCGGGCCGTTGAGTCTTACATGAACCAGAACGGCTACGCTCAGCGCCTCGAAGGGTTTAACTGGGAGTATCACCTCGTGCAGGATCGGCAGGTAAACGCCTGGTGCATGCCGGGGGGTAAAATTGTGGTGTACTCGGGCATTCTGCCCTACACGCAAAATGAGGCGGGGTTGGCCACCGTACTGGGCCACGAAGTATCCCACGCTGTAGCCGAGCATGGCAACGAACGGATGAGCGAAGGGCTGGTAGCCAATGGGCTGCTTCAAGCCGGACAGGTGGTTACGGGTATCGCAACAGCCAACAAGACCCCTCAGGTACAGGCGCTCTTCCAGCAAGCTATTGGCACGGGCGGGCCGCTTGCCTACCAGTTCTTCGGCGCACTACCACACAGCCGCCGTCAGGAATCAGAGGCCGATCATCTGGGCCTGATTTTTATGGCTATGGCTGGTTATGACCCCAATGAGGCCATCTCGTTCTGGAGCCGGATGGCCAAAGCCAGCGCCGGGCGCGCCCCTGCCGAGTTCTTCTCCGATCACCCGTCTGACGAGCGCCGGATCGCCGACCTGCAAAAGCTGCTGCCCGACGCCATGAAGTATTATAAGCGATAG
- a CDS encoding fumarylacetoacetate hydrolase family protein gives MKIIAVGRNYVEHIRELNNEQPDDPVIFTKPDTAILRNNEPFYYPDFSQDVHHELEVVVRISKMGKRIEERFAHKYYDEIGLGIDFTARDIQSKLKAKGLPWDLAKGFNGSAPISGFVPKSEFADIQNINFQLDVNGETRQQGNTSLMLFKIDYLIAFVSRYFTLQTGDLIFTGTPKGVGPVQVGDRLVASLEGRELLNFDVK, from the coding sequence ATGAAGATCATTGCCGTTGGCCGCAATTACGTCGAACACATCCGGGAACTGAACAACGAACAGCCCGACGACCCCGTCATTTTCACCAAGCCCGACACAGCCATTCTACGGAACAACGAGCCTTTTTATTACCCCGATTTTTCGCAGGATGTGCACCACGAGTTGGAAGTGGTCGTACGGATCAGCAAGATGGGCAAGCGCATCGAAGAACGGTTTGCGCACAAATACTACGACGAGATCGGGCTCGGAATCGATTTTACCGCCCGCGACATCCAGAGTAAGCTCAAAGCTAAGGGGCTTCCCTGGGACCTGGCTAAGGGGTTCAACGGTTCGGCACCCATCTCGGGCTTTGTGCCGAAAAGCGAATTTGCCGATATTCAGAACATCAACTTTCAGCTTGATGTCAACGGCGAAACCCGGCAGCAGGGCAATACGAGCCTGATGCTGTTCAAAATCGATTACCTCATCGCGTTTGTCTCGCGCTACTTTACCCTGCAAACCGGTGACCTCATTTTCACCGGAACGCCCAAAGGTGTTGGGCCGGTGCAGGTCGGTGACCGGCTGGTGGCTAGCCTTGAAGGCCGCGAACTGCTCAACTTTGACGTGAAATAA
- a CDS encoding HesB/IscA family protein yields MVTVTEQAKNKIVELRQKDGLNDNYAIRVAVQGGGCSGLMYDLQFDTAQQPTDHVVEDKGIRIYVDRKSLLYLAGTELDFSDGLNGKGFQFKNPNASRTCGCGESFAV; encoded by the coding sequence ATGGTTACGGTAACTGAACAGGCCAAGAATAAAATTGTGGAACTACGCCAGAAAGACGGCCTTAACGATAATTACGCCATCCGGGTGGCAGTGCAGGGCGGCGGTTGCTCAGGGCTGATGTATGATCTTCAGTTCGACACGGCACAGCAACCAACCGACCATGTTGTGGAAGATAAAGGGATTCGGATCTACGTTGACCGCAAAAGTCTGCTGTATCTGGCCGGCACCGAACTCGATTTTTCGGATGGGTTGAACGGCAAAGGCTTCCAGTTTAAAAACCCCAATGCGTCACGTACCTGTGGCTGCGGAGAGAGCTTTGCTGTCTGA
- a CDS encoding ABC transporter ATP-binding protein, which yields MPILHATNLRRAYGPLPVLNDVSLSIDAGEVVSIVGASGAGKSTLLHILGTLDRPDGGSVTLAGQDVFSLTDKQLARFRNEQIGFVFQFHNLLPEFTALENVAIPGFIGGRDEKAVRQRAAELLSRLGLADRQQHFPAQLSGGEQQRVAVARALINQPAVVFADEPSGNLDSRNAEELHQLFFDLRDTFGQTFIIVTHNETLAMLADRSITLRDGHVVKTE from the coding sequence ATGCCCATTCTCCACGCTACGAACCTTCGCCGGGCCTACGGGCCGCTCCCCGTCCTGAACGACGTCAGTTTATCCATCGATGCGGGCGAGGTCGTCTCGATTGTGGGGGCTTCTGGAGCGGGTAAGAGTACCCTGTTGCACATCCTGGGTACGTTGGACCGCCCCGACGGTGGTTCCGTTACCCTGGCCGGGCAGGATGTTTTTTCGTTGACCGACAAACAGCTGGCCCGCTTTCGGAATGAGCAGATCGGCTTTGTGTTCCAGTTTCACAACCTGCTGCCTGAGTTTACCGCCCTCGAAAATGTGGCGATTCCGGGCTTCATTGGGGGGCGCGATGAAAAAGCCGTGCGGCAGCGGGCCGCCGAGTTGCTTAGCCGCCTGGGCCTGGCTGACCGGCAGCAGCATTTCCCCGCTCAGCTGTCGGGAGGGGAGCAGCAGCGGGTAGCCGTAGCCCGCGCACTGATCAATCAGCCGGCCGTCGTGTTTGCCGATGAGCCCAGTGGCAACCTTGACTCCCGCAACGCCGAAGAGCTTCACCAACTGTTTTTCGACTTGCGGGATACCTTCGGCCAAACCTTCATCATCGTAACGCACAACGAAACGCTGGCTATGCTGGCCGACCGGTCGATCACGTTGCGCGATGGCCACGTTGTAAAGACCGAATAA
- the sucC gene encoding ADP-forming succinate--CoA ligase subunit beta produces MNIHEYQGKEILKRYGVRIQEGIVAESPEKAVEAAKQIMAQTNSKFVVVKSQIHAGGRGKGKVKGGEQRGVALAKSVDEVRDIAKNLIGNVLVTHQTGPEGKKVNKVLVAQDVFYPGETEPKEMYLGILLDRSKACNVIMASTEGGMDIEEVAEKTPEKIVKEWIDPAVGLQPFQARKIAFGLGMTGEAFKEMVKFVTSLYKAYVDTDASMFEINPVLKTSDNKIMAVDAKVNIDDNALYRHPDLASYRDVTEEDPLEVEASANDLNYVKLDGNVGCMVNGAGLAMATMDIIKLSGGEPANFLDVGGGANAKTVEAGFRIILKDPNVKAILINIFGGIVRCDRVATGVVEAYKAIGDIPVPIIVRLQGTNAAEGAKIIDESGLKVQSAVELKEAAEKVRQVVAAL; encoded by the coding sequence ATGAACATCCACGAATATCAGGGTAAAGAAATATTGAAGCGCTACGGCGTTCGGATTCAGGAAGGCATCGTGGCGGAGTCGCCCGAGAAGGCCGTTGAAGCGGCGAAGCAGATCATGGCTCAGACAAACTCGAAGTTTGTGGTCGTGAAGTCGCAAATCCACGCGGGAGGCCGCGGGAAAGGAAAAGTCAAAGGCGGCGAGCAACGCGGTGTAGCCCTGGCCAAATCGGTCGACGAGGTGCGCGATATTGCTAAAAACCTGATCGGCAACGTACTGGTTACGCACCAAACCGGCCCCGAAGGCAAGAAAGTGAACAAAGTGCTGGTCGCACAGGACGTATTCTACCCTGGCGAAACCGAGCCGAAAGAAATGTATCTGGGCATTCTGCTCGATCGTTCGAAAGCCTGCAACGTGATCATGGCCAGCACCGAAGGTGGTATGGACATTGAAGAGGTAGCCGAAAAAACACCCGAGAAAATCGTAAAAGAATGGATCGATCCGGCGGTTGGCCTGCAACCGTTTCAGGCCCGCAAAATTGCGTTTGGCCTGGGCATGACCGGCGAAGCCTTCAAAGAGATGGTCAAATTCGTGACCTCGCTCTATAAAGCTTACGTGGATACCGACGCGTCGATGTTCGAGATCAACCCCGTTCTTAAAACGTCAGACAATAAAATTATGGCGGTCGATGCCAAAGTAAACATCGACGACAACGCCCTGTACCGTCACCCCGATCTGGCCAGCTACCGCGACGTAACGGAAGAAGATCCGCTCGAAGTAGAAGCGTCGGCCAATGACCTCAACTACGTGAAACTCGACGGGAACGTGGGTTGCATGGTAAACGGCGCCGGGCTGGCGATGGCCACCATGGACATCATCAAACTGTCGGGTGGTGAGCCGGCCAACTTCCTCGACGTAGGGGGTGGCGCCAACGCCAAGACGGTGGAAGCGGGCTTCCGGATCATCCTGAAAGACCCGAACGTGAAGGCCATCCTGATCAACATCTTCGGCGGTATCGTTCGCTGCGACCGCGTAGCTACGGGCGTTGTGGAAGCCTACAAAGCCATCGGCGACATCCCGGTACCGATCATTGTCCGGTTGCAGGGTACCAACGCGGCCGAAGGTGCCAAGATCATCGACGAGTCGGGGCTGAAAGTGCAGTCGGCCGTTGAACTGAAAGAAGCCGCCGAGAAAGTTCGGCAGGTAGTAGCAGCGCTGTAA